From Canis lupus baileyi chromosome 16, mCanLup2.hap1, whole genome shotgun sequence:
CATGTTTCCCTCCCCGAGGGGTGACAAGCAGGATTCCCTTCTTACCTCAAGCAGAGTCAAGGCtcagagagacacatagagactCTGTGCCAGGGTCCTCTAGCCAGCATGGACAGAGCCATTTGGGACCCCAGCCTGTTTGGCTGCAGAGTGCAGGCCCAACCACGGGGCCACCAGGCTAGGCTCATTCTACCTGGGCTGAGTGGGTGTGAGGGTGGGAGGGGCGGATCCACCTTGGGCCCAGTCCAGGAGGGCCTGGAGATGAGGTGTCATTACTGAGGTTCCCAAAGGTGCTGGAGGAAGTCATCCTACCTGCCAAAGATCCCCACATGGTGCCCTGGGGAGGCAAGCCTGAGATGTGACCATGACAGTGATGACAGGTGGGGCACAAGGGAAGCTCATCCTTCCTGTGCTCCGACCCTAGCCTTCAGAGAGCTGCTGTCTGTCTTTCAGCCTTGGCTTTCTAGATAGAAGCACTTCAGGAGGACTGGTTGGGGACAGTGTGTCCCCCCATTGGGATGGCAGTAACACCGGGTACTTCCTGTGCTAAAGGCTCCCGGGGCATCATCTCATGTAGTCCTCACAGAAGTGATAGGAAAGGGGGTTTCTCTGACCTCCAGCAAGAAGACCAAGGCTCAGAAAGGCCAAGTGACCTGCCCTACGGCAGAGCTGAGGTGGGGTTCCAGAGCTGTGTTGCCATCTCTTGGGGTGTTtggctgccaccaccaccaccacccctgcccaaTATGCATCTCTGAGGAAACCAGGGATGGACCTTGGCCCCACTTCACACCTTTCGTCTCCAGATCACAGGTCCCTGGAGGAGCCTGTGGATCCGATATGGGTACGATCCCCGAAAAAACCCAGGCGCCAAGATTTATCAAGTCCTTGATTTCCGAATCCGTTGTGGAATGAAATATGGTAAGAAATTACTAAGATCTTGGCtttctgaatttctctctctcaatatcttTCTTTTGCTGGCATTGCCTTCgtaataaaaatgtatcttggTGACGGTAGAAGTCTTTCTCCCCTGGTGAGATGTATGCAGAATAGCATAGAAATGAGGCTCCCAGCTTGTGTCCTAGCTCTACCCTTCGCCCTCTGGCTCGGTACTCATCCCCTCCGTCCCCTCTGTTATTCTGCATTATTATAGTTCCTGTGGTGGGGGCCAGGCACCTAGTCAGTGTCCTGTCCCCGGGCCCTCAGTGAGCTGCCGCACATGGAGCAGCAGCACGCAGTCCTGtgcgccgggggggggggggggggggttgggggggtgcggAATGGTGACTGCTGGCACCTGGGGGCACAGTGACCCTCTCTCAGGAGCCAGCCCCAGCAACCCTGGTGCACCCCCAGTGCAAAGCCAGTTCTGTTTGCCAGATGGGGCTCTGCACCCATTTCCTTGTCTGCAGGTTATGCCCCGAGTGACATGCCCGTCAAGGCGAAGCGCAGCACATACAACTACAGCCTTCCCATCACTGTCAAAAAGACGCGTGAGTGCCTCTGCTTGCCCCGCAGATTGAGGCTGATTTGCCCTCATAGAGACACCAAGGGAGATGGGTGTTGGGATGGTGGGGtgtggtggggtgaggtggggtggggtaggatgGGATGGGGCTTCCCAGGGGCCGCTCCAGGGTACACAGGCCAGCACcctggggagggggatggggaacaTCCTGCCGTATTCCAAGTACTGCTACTGTCCCTTGCAGCCAGCCAGGTTGTCACCATGCAGGACCTAAAGCAGGGCCTGGGCCCATCGGGGACAGCCAGCTCACGGAAATCCAACTCCAACAAGTACAAGCTCAAGGTGGGCACCCCCTAAGCCCCTGAGAAAGGTGGCCGCCCACCCAGTGGGAGGTCTGGGGGACAGTGGAGAGGAGGCCCCTCCGTTGTGCGGGGCGGGCACATACAcactcccagagtcctgggtcTGGGCCAATGGGCAGGACTTTGAGAGTCACCTTTGCCCGTCAGGACCATTGCATGACTCCCAGCCTCTAGGAGCATTTTCAGGGCATTGACGACCATCTGGGCAAAGAGGCGGTAGCAAGTGTCAGAGGGAAATGTGACACTGGCAGCTGTACGTGGCTGCCTTATTTGAGGCTGTGGCCACCACCCAGATGGGCCAGATGGGGTGCTCGCGTGTGTGTAGAGCCACGGCAGACCACCGGGCCCTTGCCGTGGGTGGGGCGGGGAGCTGCCAGCTGcgcccccagccctggcttcACTGCCTCATGCAGGGGGGCATGGGGGCACAAAAACCGGTGCTGTCAGCATTCTCTTCTCATGGGGGCAGCCACAGCATCGCCTCAGTGGCTGTCCTCCCCCTTAAGCACTCTCACTCTCACCATCCCTACCTCTAGAAAATGGACAGTTGGTCAGCCCTGCTTCTCAGAGGGTGGACTGCAGGGCCACAGAGCAGAACCTGTTGGTAGGAGGTGGTGAGGAATGAGGGCAGACTGCAGAGCTGGCGTGAGCCCACGCTGTAACACGTGCTGGCCACATAGCTCGTGGCTGCAGGGCGGGGGGCGCCTCAGAGCCTCTGCACACCTGCTCCTGGCCTCTGGCCTGTCCACACCCCCTGAACCcggggagaggtggaggggagcCAGGCCTGCCCGGTGCAGACCATCTGGGGAGAGCTCTGAGCTCCGGCTCACTGTCCCATCCTCCTGTTCTCTCCCCAGGACTCAGTCTACGTCTTCCGGGAGGGGGCCTTGCCGCCCTATCGGCAGATGTTCTACCAGTTGTGTGACTTGAACGTGGAAGAGTACGTAGTGAGGGGccctgaggtgcctgggtaggGCTGGGGACCAAAGCCTTCCCTGCAGTTCTTCCCCTACATTGGTGTCAGTGGGGCGCCCTGCCTGGGGCGGCGGGTGCTGGCACCCCTCCATCAGTCTGATGGCCCCCAGGAGCAGTTTCCAGGGTCTGCATGGGCCACACCTCCAAGCCACTGCGCTGGGCAGAGACCTATGGTCTTCCTCCTTCGCCTGCGTGGAGGCTTGGGTCACAGTCCTGAGCCTCCCGGCCACTGGAGCCCCGGCAGCCTCTCAGCCAACTCTTAGTAATGTTTAAAGAAGGGGCGAGGAGTGCTGGGATGGGAAGAGCAGGAGCACTTAGACACGGCTCGAGTTAGGTGAGAGCCGGGGTGCCCGCAGGGAAGTGTGCGTGGCCACAGCCCACATTGTGTGCGGCCCAAGGGAGGGAGGGTCCGGCGTCCGTCCACAGCTTTTCTTCGGTGCTGGGCTCGGCCCCCTGTGTGGCCAGCCGAGTGCTGATCCTCTGAGCACTGTACCGCCTCCGCTGGAGCGCGGATGGAAACCCTCCCAGAAACTCCGTGTCCTGGCGCCCAGGTTGCAGAGGATCATCCACCGCAATGATGGGGCGGAGAGCCGCTGCACGGAGCGCGATGGCTGGTGCCTTCCCAAGACCAGTGACGAGCTGCGAGACACCATGTCCCTCATGATTCGGCAGATCATCCGCTCCAAGAGGCCTGGTGAGAGCCGCTCGGGTGAGGGGAGGCCCCACTCTGGGGCCAGAGCAAGTATCCCTACAGGACTTGCTCCCCGAGAAATTGCACCCAAGAATCATCCCCCTCAGGAGCCAGATCTCCAggctgcctgcctctgcctgggtGGGAGTCATGGTGCTCAGCCCTGGGCCCTCTGGCAGGAgacaggccctggggcagggctaGAGCTGGGCTGGCTCTGCCGGGAGCCACCACTTTGTGTCCTGGCACCACCctgcctcttcctgctgcttgtGAGCATGTTCAGTCTCCCTGTCACCCCCACACTGCCGGCCCCTTTCCCAGGACCAGGCAGCCCTGGCAACTGGCTGGTGGTGAGGACTGTGAGGAAAGGGAGCCCTTGCTAGGCTGTGGGCCTGATgaggcgggggctggggggagtgAGCAAGAGGGCCCCTCTCATGGCTTCCCCAGACCCCTCCATACGCCGCAGAGCTGGCAAGAGGAGGGGACAGGGCCCCATCTGAGAATTTGCTTGAGGTTCTGGACCCTCCCTCCAGAAAAAAGCACTTACCCAACATGTCCTGTGCATTCTCGGGGTCCCTTGGACCCAGGAAGCCGCCCAGCCTCCTCAAGGAAGTGGTTTTCCAAGCTGTTGGCTTCAGTATCTCCCTGAAGTGCTTGTTAAACAGTAGAgtgccaggtgccccaggcctcTGTACTTCCCGAGGCAGCTTCTCTGGGGCTTGAGCCCAGACACCCAGAGCTGTAGGTAGGCCTCCAGCAACCTGATGGCTGGTCGCAGGGCTGGGCTGTCtggcacctctctgggcctcagaccTGCAGTAGCTGGGGATCTGGGGGCCACGCAGGAAGTCTGTGCTGGGACACACATGGCCTTGTCTCCTGGCCCCAGCTCTCTTCACCAGCCCGGCCAAGGccgacagagagaaagagcagctgACGTATGAGTCCGGGGAAGACGAGGAGGacgatgaagaggaggaggaggatttcAAGCCATCTGATGGCAGTGACAatgagatggagacagagattcTGGACTACGTGTGACACAGCCCTGCCAAGGCTGGGCCTCCTTGATCATGCAAGACTGACGGAGCCAGGACAAGCCGTGGCTCCCCAGTGCTGCCCACGGTAACCAGAACAGCCCTAGGAGCACCCCCAGAGGAAAGCTGGGGTCTTGGCACTGGGTGCATCTGACCCTGCTCCTGCCTGTCTGCCTGTGACACCTGCTGCTTGGGGTTGCCCTCGGGCCCCCAGTGCTTGGGGAGATCCCCAAAGGACTGGCAGCCATGAACCAGTCCATTGTCTAGCAGGCTGGGCCGGTGCATAGCACCTCTCTgtggctgaaaacaacaaaaGCTGGAGGTGGAGATGATGTGACTAGGGGAGGTGTCAGTCTTGCTTTGGAGCTTATGACTGATGGCAGTGATGGCTGATGACCAGTGAGGAAGCTGGTCCGTGGTCACAGATGGGCGAAGACTGTCCTTGGGTTTGCATCCCATTCATCCGGGGCCCAGTTGTCCTTATCAAATATACTTTTTCAAGGagtctcagtggctcagtgagGGTTTTGGAGCCAGAGAGGAGTTTCCTCTTGCAGGTCAGGTAAGAGCAGCTTCGAGTACCCCAGACATCACGTCCCAGGGGGTCCTGTAGCCTCGACCTCATCCCTTGCTGTGCCAGATGTGTTCTTGAGAGGCTTGCAGGGACACGGTCCCTGTTGCTTCTCAGCTGCCTGACGTGAAACCCGTGGCAGTGCAGAGAGCTCTGGTAGGACTGAACCTGCCCTCCCACCCACACCATGGGGCAACTGTTCCACAGTCCTGCGGAGCAGCCTGAGCCAGAGATGAGCCCAGTCACCCCTTTCCTCAGCCAGCACACTGGGCACCTAGTGTGACAAGTCCCTAGGTCGCATTGATTCTAAAGTCAGCTGCCTCAGGAAAGCCCCAGCCCACCGTGCAGGCTCCTGGGGAGCCTCGGAGGATGGATCAGAGGCTTGGTGGCTCACGGTTGGCCTGCAGTGGCTAGTCCCAGGCACCTGCGTGTAGAGAGGAAGCTGGCCAGGCTGACCGTCCCCGATGGCCTGCTCCCTGCTGCTGGGGACCAGGAGAGGTCCCCTCCTCCCATGCTCAGAATAACTTCCTGTAGAACAGGTTCTCAGAATTGGAGCAGTGGACAGAAGACGTGGGTTCACAAACCCCTGTCCTTGGCTGGGGCAGCAGCCTCTCCCCACCTGTCCTCATACTGGAGCCCCAGCCTGGCTTGCACAGCCCCTCCCGGCTTCCTGACTCCTCCCTCCCACCAGCAGCTGCCCACCCCTCCCTACCTACCCCCTGCTTTCTCCAGCCTCTTGTGTACTCTCTGTCCCCAAAGATTTAGACTAATAGGTGGGCTTGGTGGCGGCAGTAGGCATGATAGAAGTGGAGCCATCGCCTGCATCAGAAGTGCTGGCTCGGGGGCAGCAGAGGGCCTGCCGGGGCCCATCTAAGGGGCCGTTGGCCCAACAGGGCTCTGGCCGTCCCCTGGCTCCCGAGCGTGCCCCCTCTCTGGAAATGGTTGAGCTATGGAACATAAGTGTCGGCCGTGAGCCCAGGAGCAGCCAACCTCAGAGGCACGATCACAGGCCTTATCCTTGGTAGCCTGCCTTGTCTAATAACCTCTGTTACCACAGTCCTGCACAGCCCCAGGAAACAGTGTTGGCCACTTTTGCTTTCCCCCTACTTCTCTGCTTggtcttctctccctcccactctctctgtcttgGTCTCTGTCCCATCCCTGGTCTGTTGGTCGGTCTGTCTCTGCTTGGCTTTGCCCCAGGATCTTTGCTTGGCCCACCTCTGGCCAGGAAGCGcggcttttccttttccttgaggAAGCCCTCAGGACTGGGCTGGAGCCCCACTCCCCCTCTCCCTTGTCCACCTGAGCCTCCTGTCTTCCCATTCCAGGACTTGTCATACTGAACGTGAGTTCCCTGCACACCCCAAGGGCAAGATCGCCTGTGCTGCTATGGGTCCCCACACCTAGTTAACACTGTACACCCTGTGGGCCTTGGGAACAGGGTCAGCCATACAGCCATCTGTGCCCCAGAAATCACATGCCTGGTCCCCCACAAATCCTCTGTTGAGCTGGGGATTGGTGGCAGGTGGGCCACAGAGTCAAGCACGCCCATCTCTCTGAGGGTGGAACCGAGTCTTTGTAAATCAGTGAGCCAGAATGCAGTGCACTGCTCACCCAGCCAGGGCAGCCTTCTGCCTCATGCCATCTGCCTCTGCTCCCAGGTAGGCAGTAACCTGCACAGGTGTGCTGTGGCACCAGGGCATCAGGGGACAGCCAGTCCTGGGAAAGAGCGACTGTCCCTGCACCTGtgcttgtgcgtgtgtgtgtgtgtgcgcgcgcgcacatgTACATGCGCACGCGTGacccactgtgtgaccttggcccaGTCTGAGGCCAGCTGGAAACAGCAGCTGTCTCCTGTCCCCTGATACACTACCTGGAGAGTGGCCAggctggaggaaggggcagaaatAGGAGGAGGGAAACGGGGCCCTCTGTGGGCAGCTGCCAACTCGGACTCCGGCCAGCTCCAGCCCCATAAATAACCTGTGGGCCAGAGGGAAGGCCACACTCGGGCTGGGCACACGCCATGGGGCGCCTAGAGCTGGTCGTCTTGGGGCTCACCTGCTACTGGGCACTAGCAAGCGCAGCAAAGGTAAGCGAGGAcccagcagagggcaggggcGCCTCTCTCCTCTCACTAAGCAAGATCTGGAATCTGGACAGGGCACAGTGGACAGAAGCTGCGCAGGGTCACTGGCAGGAAGAGTCAGCCTGAGAGACACCCCAGTGATCAAAACAGCACTTCCCAGGCACTTCATGCTGTGTGTATATGCTCATTCACCTGATGATGGcctgccagataaaatacaggatgccacATTAATTAAATCTGAATATCATATAAGCCACAAAAGTTTTTGATGCAGGTATGTCCCAAGCAAAATTTgagatctgcctttttttttgtttttaaaggtcaaTCTATGTGAAATTCACATGTAACTGAGAGTCCTGAATTTTTCTTTGCTAAGTCTGGGAACCTGACCCACAGCACCCCTCTGGCTCCTTCCTCCCCAGAGGTGTCAACGTCGTCCCCTTTTtacagaaggggagatgggtccAGAGCAGAGGAGCACCTTGCCCAACCTCCTACAGCCACCAGTGGCTGCAAGCCTGGAACTCCGGTCTAGTCCAACCTCAGTCTGGCTCTCAACGCCACCCCCCTCCCGAGAGGGAGTTCCCCACCTGCTTGCTAGTAGCCAGTCCCTCCAGGGTGAGAGTCGAGGCCCCCTGGGGCCTATTTGCCATCTGCCCTGTATGAGGAACAAGGCAGGGAAGGTGCTTCGGGGTTGAAACCCCTGCAGACACGTGACCCGCATGCTGCTCACCTTCATCCTGCCGTCTCAGTCCCAGCTGCCTGGCACCTGCCCCTTGGTCCTGGAGGTTGCGGTGCTGACCTTGGGCCCCTGCTGCCCCCAAGAGGAGGTCACTGTCTCCCGGGGTCTTCCCTGAAGGCAGAAAGGACCAGGATTGCCCCCCGCTGCCCCAGGAGCCAGTGGCACCCTCCCACACCTTGCCCCTCACCCAGCGCCCTCAGGCCGATCTCAATTCTGAGAGGCAACTTCCCAGGCCCCAGGCACTGACCTGGCCTGCTGCCCCAGCCCAGCAGCCCCGAAGCCCGTCAGAGAGATTCCGGGAGGCCTGCAACAAGGCTGCTCATCCTGAGACGAGAGACGGGGTAGGGGTGGCGGTGGGGGAGCGGACCTGCAcctgcccctgggcccctgggcccccgGCCCCACCCCTGAGGCACCTGGCAGGGGTTGCTCGGGCTTCCTCTCTGCTTCCAGCCTGCCCACTCCCCTATTAGACTGGACCTTACAGGGTGCTGGGACCCCAGctgggcctgggggggcggggctgcccTGCCCTTGCCCCACCCCCGGGAAGAGCCGAGAAGCAGACACCTGCCACGGGACCAGACGGATGGGGAGGCAGCCCTAGGAGATGAGAGCCGGGCTCTGAGGTCAGGTAGCTCTCCCATCGGGTGACTTTGAGTGGGACAGCCTCAGTGCCCTTGTGGGACAATGGGCAGATGACCATCAGCCCCCAGGACCCTGGTGAAGGGTGGATGTGTTGTTCGCCATGGGGCCAGCTCCGTGCCAGGGCTGGAGACACAGCAGTGGTTCTGGTGGCCCAGGGGTCAGGGGTCTTGGCAGTGAGTGCAGGGACTGTGAGGACTTGGCACCAGACCACCGACTCCAAGCCAGCTGGACACTGGGGTGGCAGGGGGTACCCAGAGGGAGCAGACAGGCCACGAGGGAAGCATTGCTGCTGCCCATCTTAGAGACAGAGACCGGGCCTTGTGGTCACAGCTAGGCAGCCACAACTGGGATCGGAAcctccaccctccctctcctGGACTActtggaaggcttcctggagtgGGAACACACTGGTTGACCCAGCTTCCTCCAGCAATCAGGGAGCAGGACACCCTCGGGGACTGGGACCAAGGCAGTACGCTGCTTCTCCAGTAACGTGGGCAAGTGGCAGGGCCCTCGGTCTCGGAGGCAGATTGGCTCACCTTTGAAGCGGTGTCGGGGGAGCCTCTGGGCACCCTGGGGCCTGCCCAGCTTACCCTCCACCCCATTCTGGGGACCTGCCCAAGCCCGCCTGAGCCTCGGCCTTTACCCCCAGCTGGGCGCAGTGTACACGGAAGGAGGCTTCGTGGAAGGCGTCAACAAGAAGCTCGGCCTCTTTGGTGACTATGTCGACATCTTCAAGGGCATCCCCTTCGCCGCCCCGCCCAAGGCCCTGGAGAACCCTCAGCGACACCCTGGCTGGCAAGGTGGGAGCGGGCAGGTGCTGGTGAGGTCCCATGCCTGGGGAACCCCAGGGGCGGCTGCCGTCCTCACACTGGCCCTGGCCACACCCACAGGAACCCTGAAGGCCAAGGACTTCAAGAGGCGGTGCCTGCAGGCCACCATCACCCAGGACAACACCTACGGGGAGGAGGACTGCCTCTACCTCAACATCTGGGTCCCCCAGGGCAAGAAGGAAGGTGGGTTCGCCCTCCCCACACCTGCAGGGCGCCACCAGGCAGCCCTGCCCTTTGGGGACTCCAGAGCCCAGATAACCCGAGATCAGCGCAGGGTGCgtgtggaggggcacctgaggggaGCATCTGGGGTCACAGGACCTGTCCACTCTGCCTCAGTGTCCCGGAACCTGCCCGTCATGATCTGGATCTACGGAGGCGCCTTTCTCATGGGGGCTGGCCACGGGGCCAACTTTCTCAGCAACTACCTGTATGACGGGGAGGAGATCGCCACGCGGGGCAACGTCATCGTGGTCACCTTCAACTACCGTGTTGGCCCCCTGGGCTTCCTCAGCACTGGGGACGCCAACCTGCCAGGTGCGCTGGGTGCTCTGGccgcaggggaggggaggcaagtgAGCTCCGAGCCCCGTGAGGATGCGCCTCCGCTCCCATCCCGCTGGGACAGCTCCTGACAGGTCCCCTGAAAAGGCGCAGGATCCTATTTGCAGAGCTGGGGGCGCTGGAGATGCGCTGCGAGATGCAGGGGCCCCTTGGCAGCCGTTGTGAAAGAACAGAGGCTGCCAGACAGACAGACGGACTGGGACCCAGAAGCCCTCGGGAGCAGGTTCAGGGGCCCAGTGAAAGGAACAGAACATAAGACATTGAGGCGGTAACACAAGCCGCAGGACAGGAGCCAGACAAGGActgtggcagggagggagagaagggagcaggctggccctcctgcttccccagcccccccgggccccatccccatccccagacTGAGCCCCACACCTGCTCCAGCCTCCAGGGGACCCATCATTCCACATCCTGGGGCTCAGCCAGGGTCTCCACACAGCCAAGGACACACTCATCACACCCACGCGGATGGTGTACCTCGCGTGGGCCAGGCCCTGGCACCCCCAGCCTCGGCCAAGGGTCCCCAATGAaggcccatcccccaccctgcccccaggtaaCTATGGCCTTCGGGATCAGCACATGGCCATCGCTTGGGTGAAGAGGAACATCGCAGCCTTTGGTGGGGATCCCAACAACATCACTCTCTTTGGGGAATCAGCTGGAGGCGCCAGCGTTTCTCTGCAGGTCTGGGGTCCCCAGGGATGTGGGAGGGGGCCAATGGGGCAGGGACAAAAGGGGCGGGAGCTGGTGTGTGGGCAGAGGGTGCGGAGCCTTGGTGACAGAACCTCTGTGTGTTGCAGACCCTCTCTCCCTACAACAAGGGCCTCATCCGGAGAGCCATCAGCCAGAGTGGCGTGGCCCTGTGCCCCTGGGTCATCCAGAGGAACCCCCTCTTCTGGGCCAAAAGGGTAAGGAGGagctgcagggggcagggcaggggcctccctccttcccacgcTGTCCTGGACTCCATCACCCTCTGCCCGGAGCACCTGTCCTCACCTACCTGCCTACCTCCCACTCCAGATTGCTGAGAAGGTGGGCTGCCCCTTGGACGATACCGCCAGGATGGCCAAGTGTCTGAAGGTTACTGACCCCCGTGCCCTGACGCTGGCCTATAAGATGCCCCTGGCAGGCATGGAGTGTGAGTGGAGACTGCtgggcggggccccgggggctccgggtcaggggaggggaggccaagCTCCAGGAAAAGAGAGGAACTGCGGGTCTGAGGCTGGCCCTGTCACCAGATGGCCGGCGTCCCCAGGCAGCTTGCTGCCGCCACCGCCCTTGCAGGCTCAGTGACTCCGGCCATTCTTTCTTCTTATCCTTGGTGGGTCACGACCCCCGTGAGAAGCTGAAGAATGAGTGGGTCCCGGCCCCTGACAAAGCACACATCTGGGGTCACCTGTGTGCAATTTGAGGGAGATCCATGAACCCAAGACCAAGAGCCTTTGTCCTAGACAGTCATTCGTTCTTGCTGCAACTCACGCATTGCACACTCACCCACTGAGCACCCTCGGGAGCATCTGGCccccccagctctgctcctctgcccctcagGATGCCAGGGACCTCATCAGTCCGGCAGGCTGGGATCTGCTCTTGCTCACCCTTTTGATGCTAAGAGGCCCCATCACTTGCTTCTCTACCTGATGCAAATTCAACCATAAGCGCTAAGCAAAGCACAGAAGCAAAGCAAACACGTTGCTGCAAACGCAAACCAGTCATTTCCTCTGGTGTGAACTGGAAAGGGAAGCCAGCTGGGCTGGGCCTCATACAGGCCAATGCCTCTCCCTTCTGGGGCAGTTCTATGGTCCTTTTGGGGCCAGTTTAGGGGGTCTGGAGGGCAATGTGGACTTCACACGGTTTCTGGTGAACACCCCAGAACCCAGCCCTGAGAGGgggtgcctctttctctctgggtcctCTCAATA
This genomic window contains:
- the GTF3C5 gene encoding general transcription factor 3C polypeptide 5 isoform X2; translated protein: MSDFQYLAVHTEANGRHMSMYDRVLMLKPEKESFFHQELPLYIPPPIFSRLDTPVDYFYRPETQHREGYNNPPVSGENLIGLSRARRPHNAIFVNFEEDEVPTQPLEAAVQTWRRISTNPIDQKVEEDLRKLFEIRPIWSRNAVKANISVHPDKLKVLLPFVAYYMITGPWRSLWIRYGYDPRKNPGAKIYQVLDFRIRCGMKYGYAPSDMPVKAKRSTYNYSLPITVKKTPSQVVTMQDLKQGLGPSGTASSRKSNSNKYKLKDSVYVFREGALPPYRQMFYQLCDLNVEELQRIIHRNDGAESRCTERDGWCLPKTSDELRDTMSLMIRQIIRSKRPALFTSPAKADREKEQLTYESGEDEEDDEEEEEDFKPSDGSDNEMETEILDYV